A single genomic interval of Eurosta solidaginis isolate ZX-2024a chromosome 3, ASM4086904v1, whole genome shotgun sequence harbors:
- the Or10a gene encoding odorant receptor 10a, with translation MNFKFLSRKFPLRDYYFYVPRLCLGSMGFWPQNTARPDAVNIGVWINFIILTIGVFTEIHAGCTVLRSDLALALDTLCPAGTSAVTLLKMALIYYYRRDLAFVLRRMEELVYERYVPPNAVKKHIIRAHAVTAARLNFIPFVMGFITCTSYNLKPLLMSLLLYLQGQEPMWKLPFNMTMPSFVLSAPYFPLTYLFTAYTGYITIFMYGGCDAFYFEFCSNISALLKLLQEDLKSMLNIGDDKLTLTKAEAEILEWRLERFINRHNAIIDLTRYFQQRYSIITLAHFVSAGIVIGASIFDLMMFTGFGIVIYIGYTLAVLGQLFIYCYGGSMVSESSVRLATVAFGCNWYACNPKLRRYILMIISRSQRPINLSVPFFSPSLPTFASILQTSASIIALASSLK, from the exons AtgaatttcaaatttctttcACGTAAATTTCCCTTACGCGATTATTATTTTTATGTACCAAGACTTTGTTTGGGTTCGATGGGCTTTTGGCCGCAAAATACTGCACGTCCAGATGCTGTCAATATTGGTGTTTggataaattttattattttaacaatTGGCGTTTTCACCGAAATTCATGCTGGCTGTACGGTGTTGCGTTCTGATTTGGCATTGGCTTTGGACACGCTCTGTCCCGCTGGCACTTCGGCTGTAACTCTGCTCAAAATGGCACTCATCTACTACTATCGGCGCGATTTGGCATTTGTGTTGCGACGTATGGAGGAATTGGTGTATGAACGCTATG TGCCTCCTAATGCTGTGAAGAAGCATATAATACGCGCACATGCCGTTACAGCAGCACGCCTCAATTTTATTCCTTTTGTTATGGGTTTTATTACTTGCACCTCGTACAATCTGAAACCATTGTTAATGTCATTATTGCTTTACTTGCAAGGGCAAGAACCAATGTGGAAATTGCCGTTCAACATGAC CATGCCTTCATTTGTGTTGAGTGCGCCATATTTTCCGTTAACTTATTTATTTACAGCTTATACTGGCTATATAACGATTTTTATGTACGGCGGTTGTGATGCCTTCTATTTTGAATTTTGTTCGAATATATCGGCATTGCTTAAATTACTACAAGAAGATTTGAAATCAATGCTCAATATTGGTGATG ACAAACTCACGCTAACCAAAGCAGAAGCCGAAATATTAGAATGGCGTTTAGAGCGTTTTATTAATCGTCACAATGCCATTATCGACCTGACACGCTATTTTCAGCAACGCTACAGCATTATCACATTGGCACATTTTGTATCAGCTGGCATAGTTATTGGCGCAAGCATATTTGATCTTATGATG TTCACTGGCTTTGGCATTGTCATTTACATTGGTTATACGTTGGCTGTATTGGGTCAGCTATTCATTTACTGTTATGGTGGTAGCATGGTATCGGAGAGT AGCGTACGTTTGGCCACTGTTGCTTTTGGTTGTAATTGGTATGCTTGTAATCCCAAATTACGCCGTTATATATTAATGATAATTAGTCGTTCGCAGCGCCCAATTAATTTATCGGTGCCGTTCTTTTCACCATCATTGCCCACTTTTGCTTCG ATCCTACAAACATCTGCCTCGATAATTGCTTTAGCCTCTTCATTGAAATAA